From the Chitinophagaceae bacterium genome, the window TCGGAATTTTTAAATTTTATCAGGGAGCTATTTCCCCTTATTTAGCACCAAGTTGTCGCTACACCCCTACCTGTTCGGAATATGGAGTTCAGGCAGTAAAAAAACACGGTCCTCTAAAAGGTGGTTGGTTAGCAATAAAGCGAATTTTACGTTGTCACCCCTGGGGTGGTCATGGGCACGACCCGGTTCCTTAAAGAACAAAAAAAATAAAAAGTATCTGTAGGAATTCTCAAGCGGCTACAGTTCAAAAGCCTTCGTTGGTATATTTTATCAAAGATTATGTATTTAGTATTTTTAAATTTGCATTTTTGTAGCTTAATAAAAAATGAATGCGTCGAGTAGTAATTATAGCTTTATTAGTTCTGGGAATTTTGACTTTCTTATTTGTCTTAGTTTGGCAAATACGCTCCTTTGTTCAGTCATCTGACCCCTGGAAAGCTATGCCACACGAAACTCCGGTAATCATTCAACTCTATGACAATGAACTGATATTTGGTGAAAGCCATTTCGAATACAGGCAATTAAGTGAACAAATCCCGATTCTTCAAAATTTAATTACTCAAACAACTACTCTCAATGATTATTTCGGCATTACTCCGGATCAAGCAATCATTGGATTAGACAAAATAAGCGTTCATAAAGCAGATTTCTTTTTCCTCTCAGGAAACAAAGACATAAAGCCCGCTATTCAACATGCTGACAGTTTGTTTAAAACGGCTGGCTATTCTGTAAGAAACAGAGTTTTTAGAGATGTTCAGCTTTTTGATGTGGTTATTGAAAGCGAGAACACTTCCTTTACTTATGCTTTTACCGAAGGTATATTTATATTTTCCTTTACTCCTTTTTTAGTTGAATCCTGTATAGTACAATTAAGAACAGATGCTACGGATATTTTAACAACCGGATTTGAAAGGTCTCTGGACCTCAGAGGCAAAAATGCGCCCCTGAGTCTGCATATACAAAGCAACTATATGCATAAATTGTCTTCCATATTTTTTAAATCCGGTAGCACGGGGTTTTTAAATTCTTTTAGCTTCTTAGGTGACTTTCTGACAATTGATGTTCACTTCCAAAAAAATGCTTTGCTGGCAAATGGCTATAGTTACAGCAATCCGGGTTCAGGAAATTTCATCAATGCTTTCAGAGGCGAAGCTGCCGATATGATGAAAATCTTATCTGTAGTACCTGATAATACCGCTTTTTATAAAGCTTTCAGTACTGAAAGCTTTGACACTTACACCGAAAGTCTAAGCTTTAGCGATACGTCTGCTAACTATATGCCCTATTTCACAAACTGGGTTGGCAATGAGTGGTTATTTGGCATTTCTGAGTCTTTACGCTCAGGGCAAGATACTGAAAATAACTTTTTGGTGGTCGCCAGCAGAGATGTAGACCTGAGCTTACAGGCTCTGGAAGAATTACACTTTGTATTAAATGATGACAGAGACAACCTGCTCAGTCTGCATAGAGGAATACCTGTTTATCAACTCGCCGTTTCGTTTTTAAACGATGTTTTCGGTCCTGAAATGCCGCAAATAACAGATCCTTTTTATTTCCAACTGGGCGAACAAATTGTTTTTACCAACTCAGTTTCTCAGGCTCAGTCAATTATTGACAGGTATAATAGCGACAATACGCTGGATAAGAACTTACATTTTTATCAGTTTTCAAGACAAATATCCTCTTACAGCAACGCTACTTTTTACCTGAATTTTGAAAAGTCATTCTCTTTACTTGAAAGTCTGAGCAACAATAACTTTTCAGAATTTTTAAGAGCAAACAGAACTGAACTTTCATCTTTTTCTGATATAAGTGCGCAGTTTAATAGCTTCAGAGATCTGCACTTTTTAAACATTTATATACCTTACGACACATTGCAATCTGCCGTATTCAGCAATAAAGCCTGGCAAACCCGCCTTGATGCAAAACCGGTTTCCACACCCGAAATTGTGATTAATCATAATAACAATGAAAAAGAAATCTTCCTGAGTGATTCAGAACACAATATTTATTTGATAAACAGAGCCGGGGATATTTTATGGAAAAGAAATTTAGGCGAAAGAATAATCGGAGATGTTTATCAAATGGACATTTACAACAATGGAAGACTGCAATATTTATTCACAACTACCACCCGTATTTTTTTAATAGACCGTAACGGAAATAATGTAACAAATTTTCCAATAAGATTACCTAAGCAGGCAACTGC encodes:
- the yidD gene encoding membrane protein insertion efficiency factor YidD, coding for MIKFIKEKVKSILSLILIGIFKFYQGAISPYLAPSCRYTPTCSEYGVQAVKKHGPLKGGWLAIKRILRCHPWGGHGHDPVP